The DNA region AAATCGGCGTCGCGCGTGAAGGCAAATTCGTAGCCCACACCCTTCACATAGCCGGAAATGTCGTCGCTGGCCTTTTCCCCGCCCATCACCTGCGGCCCGCAGTCCGAATCCACGTAGATGCCCATACAGCAGTCGAACAGCGTGTCCCGGGTGGCGAGGTTCATGTTGGTGATGTCAAACTCGATGTAAACCAAGTTCTTGATGTAGTCGTAGCTCCACTGGTAGGACATCTGCCGCACCCGGATATTCAGGGGATAATGCCGGTTTTGGCCGCGGCTGATGCCCAGATCCCTGTCTCCGGGTGTGCCAAAGGGACAGTAGTCGTAATAGTAAGAGATGAAATCCTGCTCGGAAACCGGGGCCCCGTCTTCATCCACCTGGCCGTCGGAATCGTCGTCGCAGGGCTGGGCGAAGTTGTAGGAGGCGTTGCTGAGGTCGCTCAGGTCCATAAAGCCCAGGGGAAACCAGATCTCGGAATTGAAGCCGGAGGTGATGGCTTCGTAGTTATCCGTCTGATGGATGCGCAAACCGCCGAAAGCGCTGAACTGGCGGGGAAGTTCGTCCGCGCCGCGCAGGGGAAAGCTGTAGCCGATGAAATCTTCATCGATGACGCCGTCGCCGTCGTCATCCTCCCCGCGTTTGTGATAGCGGCTGCTGGCGGTGATGATCTGGTCGGTGGAGTTGCAGGCCAGATAGAGGTCCTGAACGTCCGGGTTGCCAGCCACCAGAGGGTTGTAAGCCGGCAGGAGTTCATGCACGTTGAGCACGCTGTCCTCGCCGATCGTGACCAGGGTGTCCACCACCGGCACCATCCAGGGTTGCCAGTCCGGGCTTCCTTCCGCCACCGTGCCGGAGCTGTCCGCGCTGGGATGCAGCGACTGCCAGTACAGTCTGCGCCCGGCTTCGTCCCGGCGGTATTTTTTGGCCCCAAACCACAAGCTGCCCTGAAAGAGATAATCCACTCCGCTGCCGCCAGGGTATTCCAGGGATGGATACTGCTCGCCAGTGGCCCCGCCACTGCCGAAATAGCCGAAATTGCTCACCCGCAGCCAGATGTTGCCCACATTGTGATACCGGGATGTGTCCAGCCTCTTCACGCTGTCCGCGCGCTCCTTACCCAAACCTGCCAAACGGCCAAAAGCCAGCAGCAGGGCCAGGATGAGCATCAGAGTGGCTGTGCGTGGGCGCATCATTCTCCCCATGGCCAATGTTTGGTTCACATTTGAGAAATATCCAATATATGTCAAGGTAAATCCCGGCCCTGCCAAATCCGGTACGGGATCCCAGTCCGTAAAACGAATCCGGGGTTGTGGTTGGCCGGGACACGCGCATCGGGGCCAAGAAATAATTTGACAGAAAAACATCCGGGTAAAATAATGCCTTTACGAACGCAAGGGAGCGATAAATGAGTTCATTAACGGTGCTGGGCTGCATGTGGGGTGACGAGGGCAAAGCGAAGATCGTCGATTTTTTGGGCGCGGACGCCGATGTGGTGGCGCGTTTTCAGGGCGGGGCGAATGCCGGACACACGATAGTTTTGAACGAAGCCAAATATGTATTTCACACGGTGCCTTCGGGCATCCTCTATCCCAAGGCCAGATGCGTGATCGGCGCCGGCACGGTGATCGATCCCCACGGCCTGCGCGAAGAGATGAAGGCGCTGATGAGCCAGGGCATAGATTTTGGCGGCCGGATGTTCATCGATGTCCGCGCCGGGCTGGTGCTGCCGCTGCACAAAGAACTGGACGGCAGCACGGAAGAGGAATTGGGCGCCAGCAAGATCGGCACCACAGGCAAGGGGATCGGCCCCGCCTACGCGGATCAGGCGGCCCGCAGCGGCCTGCGCTTCGGAGACCTGGGCCATCCTGACTGGCTGAAGCAGCGCCTGATCAGCCTTTACGCCTTTCATGACCTTGAGCCCCGCGATCTGGCAGGCGAGCTGAAGCAGCTTGCAGACGTGTGGGATTTTCTCAAGCCCTATGCCGCCCAGGCGGATGAACTGGTGCGCGCTTCTTACCTGGCCGGCGCATCCGTCCTGTTCGAGGGCGCCCAGGGCACGCTGCTGGACCTCACTTACGGCACCTATCCCTATGTAACGTCGTCACATACCACCACCGGTGGGGCCAGCACGGGCATCGGTTTTCCCCCGCGCTGGCTGGACAAGATCCTGGGAGTTTACAAAGCCTACGCCACCCGGGTGGGGGAAGGGCCTTTTCCCACCGAACTTTTCGACGCCACCGCCGAGCGCATCCGCACAGTGGGCAACGAGTTCGGCGCCACCACCGGCCGGCCCAGAAGAATAGGCTGGTTCGATGCCGTGGCCGCCAAATACACCGCCGCCCTGAACGGCCTGGACGCAATGGCCCTGACACTTTTGGACGTGCTGAGCGGCTTGCCGGAACTTAAGATCTGCACCGGTTACTGGCTGGACGGCAAGAAACTGCCCGGTTACGCGCCCCATCCGCTGGACCTGGAACGGCTGGAGCCAGAATACCTCAGCTTGCCGGGTTGGGAAGCCGATCTTGGCAAAATCCGCAGCCTCTCCCGCCTGCCCAGGGCGGCCAAGGATTATCTGGAGGCGGTCCAGGACCTCGTGGAAGTTCCCATCAAGCTGGTATCGGTGGGCAAGGACCGCACTCAAACCATTGTTGTAAAGTGATATAAGGAGATTATGCCATGTGCAGGAACCTGATCTTTCTGCTTGTGCTGGGATTGCTGGGCACGGCCCTTGGCGCCCAGGCCCCGGATACTTTGACCTTTCCCCAGCCCCAATATGTGAACCCCATCTTCGACAGTTTTACGCGCAACTACATCTCCACCAGCGCGATGGGCCGCGGTCACACCGGCCTGGCCATCCCCGGAGGAGTGGACAACGTGCTCAAAAACCCCGCTGGCTACCGTCCGGACAAGGCATCCCTGCATCTGGAACTGCTGGTGAAGCCGCCGGTGGACAGCGATATCTATGCCATGGCGGACACTTCCGTTTACTACCAGATGACCAATGAGACCATGAACTCGCCCGTGCCCGTGGGGATCATCGGCGGAGGTGGCAGGATCGGCCCCAATTTCACTTACGGCCTGCTTTACAGCCTGCCCAAGACCATCAAGGTGGACAATTTCGGCGTGGAGATCAACATGGGCTACGGCCTCATCCAGCGCTATCCCAGCTTTTACCTGAACCAGATCACAGCCAACGCCGCCTGGCACAAGGACGATTTCCACGTGGGACTGAATCTGCACAACCAGATCTATCATCTGGGCGATGTGACCTTCCTGCGTTCCTTCGAGCGCATCAGAGACACCAAGTATGTGCTGAGGCCCCAGCTGGGGCTGCTTTACAGCGGCGAGACCCTCAGCGCCGGACTCAGCGTGGTGCCGCAGCAGAATGTGGACTGGGACCTCAAATTCGCCAGTTACGAGACCCGCCTGCCCCTCAATCTGGCCATCGGCATGGCTTACGGCAAAAACGACGCCTTCCTCACCGCCGAACTCGACTTTGAGCAATGCAGCGCCATCAGCCCCGCCTTCAGGGATCGCTACACCATTCACGTGGGCGCGGAAAAGACCATCCGCCGCTACACCTACCGGGCAGGATACATGTACCATCCGCAGGTGTGGGTCGGGGATTTTCTGATCCCCGACGCCGCTTCGGACACCCTCTCCATCTGGTGGAACGCCGTGTTGCCCCAGGGCCAGGTGGGCAAAAACAACCAGCATATCCTCACGCTGGGCAGTTCCTGGAGCCATCCGGACGTGAGGGTGAACCTCGCCGGCCTGATCGACGTGGCCGGACAGGCCCCCGTAGCCCAGGTGAGCTTTTCCGTGGACCTCTTTTTCAGCGCCTTCAAGCGCAAGAACTTCCTCTACTTCGACTGATGCCCAAAGTTCAGATCCGCAAGATAGAAACCTACGACCTACCGCAGCTTGAGGCCGCGGTGGGAGATTTTCTGGGCCAGGCGAACCGCCTGAGGATCAAGCGCAGCAAGCGGGTGTTGCTGAAACCCAATCTGCTGGGCGCTTTTCCACCCGAGCGGGCCGTTACCACCCATCCCGTGCTGCTGGAAGCCCTGATCCACCACTTTCTGGAACTGGGCAAAGAGGTGTGGATCGGCGACAGTCCCGGCGGCACGGCCAATGTGGAGCAGGTCTGGAAAGTCTGCGGACTCAGCGATCTGGCCCAGCGCTACCCCGTGAAACTGGTCAATCTTTCCACCGCCGGCTACCGCGAACTCCAGTGGGAGGGAATCCCCGTGAAGATCTCCGAGGTCTTCTGGCAATGCGGGATCGTGATCAACATCGCCAAATACAAGACTCACGGCCTGGTGGGCTTCACCGGCGCTCTGAAGAATCTCTATGGCCTGGTGCCAGGCCTCGTGAAATCTGATTATCATGGCCGCTATCCCAACTCAGTGGATTTCTCCCATCTGCTGCTGGCGCTCTACGGACTCACGCGCGCCCGGCTTTCCTACAGCTTCATCGACGGGATCCTGGGCATGAACGGCATCGGCCCCTCTGGTGGACGGGCCAGGAATTTCGGCCTGCTGCTGGGTTCGCGCTCCGTATCCTCCCTGGATTTTGCCGCCGCGAGGATGATGGGCTTCCGCCTCGACGACGTTCCCTACCTCAGCGAAGCGCTGCAGATGGACGGAGTGCTGCCCTCCCGGGTGCACGTGCCCACCAGTTTCCGCGATTTCACGCTGCCGGACGTGGACATCCGGGCCGTGAAATACAGCTACCGCGTGCTCCGCCGCGTGCCCCGCTTCGCCCACCATCTGGTGCAGCGTTATTACGGCAAAAGGCCCGTGATCAGCAATCGCTGCCAGAAATGCGGCATCTGCGTGAAAAGCTGCCCCGTGCAGGCCATTTCTGCCCCCAGCAAATTCACCCTGCCCGCCATCGACCCCCGCAAGTGCATCAAATGCATGTGCTGCCACGAGATGTGTCCCCATGGCGCGGTAGACATCCACAAAACCTTTCTCACCAGGATCATTGAAAAATGAAAAAACAACAGCCCAAGCACAAAGCCCTGTTCAACCTCATCTACCTGGTCCTGTTCCTATTCATCCTCAGTTGGATCGTGTTCTGGGGTAGCAACAGCTTTTACCAGAAATGGCGCCTGCAGCAAAGCGCCAGCAAAAAAGAGAAGCTGGTGGAGGCCCTGGAGGCGCAGAACGACAGCCTGAAGCAGGAAAACCAACGGCTTAAGACCGATCCGGAGGAGCGCAAACGCGCCATCCGTGCCGCGCAGGGCATCTACGCAGAAGACGAAACCGCCTATATTTTCAAACCGGCCCAGGGCGACAGCATGGCCAGGCCGGGCAAAAAAGCCGGAGACAAGTGAAGCCGTGCCTGGATCTTGCCGGATAGCTGAACCGCGCCGCCACTGGGAGACTGGATGACCGACGGGACTGACGGCCACGCGCCCGCTCCGGTGAGCCGGCGACGCAAAAAAAGCCTGCGCGAGATGCTGGCCCTGCTGCTGGATTCCAGCGGACCCCAGCGCGAATATCTGATCAACATAATCCTGGCCCAAAGCTCCGGTGAACCCGGCCGCGAACCTTCCCTGCGCGAAAACCGCGCCCGCTGCGCCAACATCCAGGAACAACTGGTGGGGCTCCTGCGCGCCGAAGCGGATGCCGGACCGGGACAGTTACTGCCCTTTTTCAAGCATCTGGACAACTTTCCCCTCGACCCGGAACATGAGCTCCCCGCCGCCCTGAGCCAGATCTTTCCCCTTGGCCCCGGAGAAACCGAGAAAAAGCTCTTCCACCGCCTGGAACTCTTTTGGCTGCTTACCCTGATGGGCGACCTGGACAGCGCCCGTCCCCTGCGCAAAGAGCTGGAGCCCCAGGTCTCGCTTCAGCAGCCGCGCCTCTACATCATCTGGCTGCTTTCCCTGGCCCGCATTCTCCAGAAACGGGGAAAACGCCTCAGCTTCAGTTCCCTGTGGCTGAACCTGATCTGTGAATACCACCGCCTGGACGGGCCCGCCACCGCCCTCTACCTGATCCTCAGATGGGTTAGGATGCTCAGTTGGGGCCGCGACACCGCCCTCCGCAAGCAGGTGCTACAGAAGTTTGGCGCCCGGCTGCGCCAGAGGAATGACCTCCTCTCCGCCACCCTGCTCTACGAACTTTTCAACCAGGAACACCGCCACGCCAACCCCGGCGAAAAGATGCTCTACACCAGGCTTTTACTTCACCACCCCTCCTCCCTGCTGAGCGTGCAGCAGCTGCTGTATCTCCACTTCTTTGCCGGAAACTACCTCTCCGCAGTGAAAGCCAGCATTCCCCAGTCCATTCGCGAATTTCAGCACTCGAACTACTATCTGCACAAAAGCTGGTCCTACCTGCAAAACCTTTCCTTCTTCCTGCGCGCCAACCTCCACGACGAACAGTACGCCCGCGCCATGACCTATCTCCAGCAGCGAGTGGTGGAACTGGGCAGCCAGATCAGCCTGCAAAACAACGCCTACGTGGAAACCCTGCACGAAAACTACAGCACCATCAAAACCCTGCTGCGCCAGGTGGAGGAACTCTCGATCACGGACAACCTCACCGGCCTGAAAAACCGCCGCTACCTGGCCAACAACCTCTACCACGCCTTTCAGCTGGCCGCCCGCCACAAGGTGCCTGTCTGCCTGGCCATCCTCGACATCGATTTTTTCAAGAGCGTGAACGACCGCCTGGGCCATCCCGCCGGCGACCAGGTGCTGAAAAGCCTGGCCCGGTTGCTGCTTTCCTCCTTCCGCAAGAGCGATGCCGTGATCCGCTACGGCGGCGAGGAATTCCTGCTCGTGCTCTTCGACGTTAGCCAGGAACGCATGGAAGCCCTGATGAACGAATTGCGCCACAAAGTGGCGAGCCACCGTTTCAGCTGGCAGGGCAACCCCATCCGCATCAGCGTGAGCATCGGCTGGGCCACCACCAATCAAGCCTGCCTCAGCCAGAGTGATCTGGATGAACAGATCGCCCGCATTGACGCCGCGCTCTACACCGCCAAAAACACCGGTCGCGACCAGGTGGTCCGCGCCCCGGACCGATTTCCTGCTTGACAGCTTTGCCCACCGCATTTTTTGTTTGCCCAAAGGAGTATTCAGATGGCCAAGATCGTGGTTAAAGACCTCAACAAGATATACGACAACACTGTACATGCCGTTATAGACGCCAATTTCGAAGCTGAGGATAAGGAATTCGTTGTTCTCGTTGGCCCCTCCGGCTGCGGAAAAAGCACCGTGCTAAGAATGATCGCCGGGCTGGAAGAGATCTCCAGCGGCGAGATCTGGATCGGGGACACCCTGGTCAACAACGTTCCCCCCAAAGACCGCGACATCGCCATGGTCTTCCAGAATTACGCCCTCTACCCCCACATGAGCGTTTACGACAACATGGCCTTCGCCCTGAAGCTGCGCGGCGAGGACAAGGAAAGCATCCGCGGAAAAGTGCAGCATGCCGCCGAACTCCTTGGCATCCAGGACATGCTGAAACGCAAGCCGGCCCAGCTTTCCGGCGGCCAGCGCCAGAGGGTGGCCCTCGGCCGCGCCATCGTGCGCAACCCCAAGGTCTTTCTCTTTGACGAACCCCTTTCCAACCTCGACGCCAAGCTCCGCGTGGCCATGCGCGCCGAGATCGTGAAACTCCAGCGCCAGCTGGCCAACACCATGATCTACGTTACCCACGACCAGGTGGAGGCCATGACCATGGCCGACCGCATCGTGGTGATGAAAGACGGCGTGATCCAGCAGATCGACACACCCCTCAAGATCTACAACGACCCCGCCAACGTCTTTGTGGCCGGATTCATTGGCTCCCCCGCCATCAACATGGTGCAGGGCAGCGTGCAAACCAAAGGCGGCGAGTTGATCTTCGACAGCGGAGATTTCCAGCTGGACATCTTCCCCGCCCACCGCGCGGCCTTGCAGAAATACACCGGAAAGCCGGTGATCATGGGCATTCGCCCCGAAGACATCTATGACGCCCGCTACGATTCCATGGCCGATTTCCCCCGCAAGCTTTCCACCACCTGCGACATCGTGGAGCCCCTCGGCAACGAATATCACGTGGTGCTGCGCACGGCCAAAAACGAATTCACGGCACGCTTTGACCCCAAGGAACTGCCTGTTTCCGGCGCTCCGCTGGAGGTAAGCCTGAACCTAGCCAAAGCCCACTACTTCGATCCCGCCACCGAACTAAGCCTGGTCTGAATCCATCCGGGGTTTCCATGCGCGGCTTGATCCTGGCCTGCATCTGCCTTGTAGCTTTGCCTCTGGGCGCGCTCATTCCCCAGAACACCGCTTCGGCCAACGCCCTGGCGGGGATCACCCTGCTGTCACAGTCCGTGGCCGATTTCCAGCTTTCGCCCGCCCTGCCCTTCACCGGGATCGCCGCCTCTGGCCATCTGCCCTTCAGCGCTCCCGAGGCCGGCACCTTCTCCCTTTCCGCGGCCCACAAACTCTCGTTTCTGGTGCTCAATGCCGGGGCCTCCCACAGCGGAGACGCGGATTACAGCCTGCAGGATTTCCGCCTGGGGCTGGGGATCAACCTGGGCGGCCTGAGCGCAGGCTATGCCCAGCATCTGATCCTGGAAAGCGCCTCCACCGGCAGCTACCAAAGCTGGTGCGGCGATGCCGCCCTGGCCTACCGCAGCCCCGGCTACGGCTATGAAGCCCGCCTGCTGAGGATCGGGCGCGAAGACACGGAACTCCATCTCAGCGTGAGCACCGCGATCGTGCAGGGCATCGAGGCCGCCACCAGCTACGTTTATACCCCAGCCGGACCCGACGGCTACCGCCTCGCCACCTCCATCGAGGTAACCGACAACCTTCTGCTGCAAAGCTCCTGGCAAAGCTCCCCCAACCGCTTCGGCGCCGGCCTCAGATTCCAGCTGAAAGGTTGGGACCTGATGTACGCCGTCCGCACCCATCCCGACCTTCGTCTCTCCCACAGCCTCGATCTTGGCTATTCCTGGTGAAATCCGGCCTTGTTGCCTGCCTGCTATTCTCCCTTGCCTGCCTCGCGGCTCAGATCCCTGAAGAACTGACCGAACTGGACTACGCCGCCCAGGCAGAAGCCGCCTGGGAGCAGATCTACCAGGAACTGCGCGGCCAGCCCTTTTCCATCGATGCCCGCGCCACCCTGGCCCCGGCCAACACCCAGTTTCAGGCCAGCGCCGCCTGCCGGATCGACCGGGCGGAGTTGCAGCTGAACTACAATCACCGCCTCCATGACGCCCTGAGCGCCGGCTCCTTCCGGCTACACACCTCTTCACCCCGCTGGGATCTGGTCCTCGGCAGCTACAGGTTCAGCTTCGGGCGCGGCCTCGTGAGCGGTTCCAACTCCCGGGCCCAGCCAGACAGCCTCTTCAGCCTGCCCAATCCACTTTCCCCCAGAAACTACAGCCCCCAAGGCGCCGTTCTCACCCACCGTTACCGCTTTCTGCGCGGAGCTGTCTTCGCCTCGGTGCAATACCGCGAGGCGAAAACTGATACTGAAGGGCAGATCCGGAGCCTGCCAAAAACCCGCTCCGGCGGGCTTACCACCACCCGGGAAGACATTCTGGGCCTGGCCGCCGGAGTGGCGTTGCCCCGGTTGCGGGCAGGCGGATTGCTCTACTGGCGGCAGTACGACCGGGATTTCGCCGAAACCGGCACCAACCGCTCGCTCTGGGCGGCAAGCCTCTACGCCGCTTTCAGCCACAACAACCTGCGCCTGGATGGAGAAGCAGCCTTGGCGGAGGGAATTCCCAGCGCTCTGCTCACCTGCAGCTACAAGCTCAAGGATTTCAGCCAAAGCATCAGCTATGGGCGCAACGGCCTGAAGGACAGGCTCCCCTACGCTCTCTCGCCCGGAGTGTTGTCAACAGCCGCCTCCAGAGACGAAATCAACGGCGATTTGAGCCTCGGACTGCCACTGCATGTGACGCTGAAACTACGCTACACCATTAGCGGCGGCTCCGGCTTCGACGGCGGCGCCCTCTCCCGCTTCACGGGCTCGCTGGGCTACAGCGACAGGGGCAGCCATCTGAAACTGCTGTTTCACAACTACGACCGCGAGATCATCAGCCTCGTGGATTCCAACTACGTGTCCTCCGAGCCGCGAAACTGGCGCATTCAGCTGAGCGGGCAACTCCGCTTTCAAACCAACTTTTACCAGCGGCTGGACTTCAGCTACACCCTGCAGGACAAATTCAACTTCAGCCGCAACACCCACCGGGTGCGTTTCGGTTTTGCCTGGGAGCACAAGGACTGGGAACTCGGCTTGGATTATCTGGCCTGGCAGAGCGCGGAGGAGATCTGGCTGGTGGATGAACTGGACCCCTACACATTGCTGCCGGAAAGCGCGGAGGACAAGCTCCTGGTGGCCGATCTGGCCTGGCGCAGGGGGTCCTGGCGGCTGGGATTCCAGGGCCGCAAGTCTTTTCTGTACGAGGATTCATACCGCCTGTGGCTGCGCTGGGGCTGGAGCTGGCCGGGCCGGGCCGCGGATTCCGCTTGACAGAAATTTGCCCCACCGGGATGATGAAATCAAAATCCCGCCTTAAAAAGGAGGAACAATGTTACGTCCCAAAGTAAAGATGTCTCCCGCCTTCAAATTTCCGCAGAAGAAGCTGCGGTTTTGGGTTGCCCTGCTCTGGTTCGCGGTGATCGCGGGCCTCATTTTATACTTCGCCCTGCCGGTGCTGAATTTCCGCTTCGTTGGCTGGATCGTGCCTTTGGTGATCTGCCTGGTCCCCTTGCTGGGCTGGGCAAAGATCCGCAAGGTGGTGGCGATCGCCATTCCCCTGCTGCTGATCTGGCTGGTGCTGGTCCCCTTCTTTTCCAGCGGGATGTTCAACCCGCGCAAGCACCGCAACCTGATCGGCGAGGTGCAGAAGACCGAGTTTTCCGAGCTGGTCTCCCCCGTGAACCTGGACCAGGTGCCGATCATCGATTCCTCTTTCGCGGCCAGCCTGGCCGAAAAGAAACTGGGTGACGATTTTGCCCTGGGCAGCCGGGTGGTGCTGGGAAAGCCCACCATTCAGATGGTGGAGGGCAAACTCTATTGGGTGGTGCCCCTCCTCCACAGCGGTTTCTTCAAATGGCTCACCAATCTGAAAGACGGAACCCCCGGCTACATCAAAGTTTCAGCCACCGATCCCCAGGATATCACCTTTATCCGCCAGCTCAGCGGCCAGCCCATCAAGATCCGCTATCAGCGCAATTCCTTTTTCGGCCAGGACCTCTACCGCCACCTCTACTTCCACGGTTTCATGGGCAAAGGCCTCGCCGGGGATACCTTTGAGCTGGACGACAAAGGCGAACCTTACTGGACCATCACCACCTACACCCACGCCATCGGCGTGAACGCCTCCGAGGCCACCGGACTGGCCACCGTGCACGCTGTGAGCGGAAAGATCGACTTTTATCCCCTCACCAAGCTGGCCGACGGCAGTTTCGACGATTCCAAGCTTCCGGCCTGGGTGGACCGGGTGCAGCCCTCCTATTTCGTGATACCCCAGCTCTCCTGGTGGGGCCGCTACGTGAACGGTTTCTGGAACACCCTCTTCGGCAAGCGCGACATGCTGGAGGTTACCGATGGCTACAACGTGATCTACGGCCGCGACCAGCGCAGCTATTTCTACACCGGACTCTCCAGCGTGGGCTCGGATGAAGGCACCGTGGGCTTTTCTCTCACCGACACCCGCAACAAAAAGAGCCACCTCTACCTGCTCTCCGGCGCCACCGAAACCGCGGCCATGCGCTCCGCCGAGGGCAAGGTGCAGAACTTCCGCTACCGCGCCACCTTTCCCATTCTGGTGAACATGGGCGGCAAACCCATCTATTTCATGACTCTCAAGGACGGCTCCGGCCTGGTGAAGATGTTCAGTTTCGTCTCCGTGAGCGATTTTTCCCTGGTGGGCGTGGGCGAGACCCTGCGTGAGGCGCGGGACAACTTCCAGCTGGCCATGGCGGACAGCCGGGTGGGCAGGATAGCCGAAAAACTGGAGGGCGACGTAACCCTGGAAGGAACAGTGACCCGCTTCGGCAGTGACATCAAGGACGGCCGCGCCTACTACTATTTCCGCCTCGACAGCGCTCCGGACAAGGTCTTCATCGCCACCAGCAGCCTCAGTAACCTGCTGCCCCTCACCAGCACCGGCGACCGCCTCCGCGTTACCTACCTGCAGGCCTCGGACAGAGAGATCAGCCTCACTGCCTTCAGTAACCTGAGCCTGGGCACAGAATAGCGGCTAGTTTTTACGCCTGTTGCCATCCGTGGTCAGATCGCTTTCCTTCACGATCTGCCAGCGGCCGGCTTGCTTTTCCAGGATCAGATAGGCCTGGTAGCTTTTGCTTTTGCCTGCCTGATAGACCACCTTCGTAAAATCCGCGCGGACCTGACCGTTCGCAAGAATGATCAGGCTGGGTTCCGTGCTCTCCTGATAAAAATCAGGATGCTTGACGGTGAGCAATTCTTGCTTCACTCCAACGCAGTGGGCGCGGGGATAGGTTTGCAAATAGAATTCCACCCGGGGGGCATAGAGGGATTGAAAGGCCTCCATATCCTTCTCGTTGTGGGCGCGGCTCCAGATTTCCACCAAAGCGGAGATGGCGGCGCGTTCGGCGCTGCCGATCACCGGAGGCACAAGGCTGGGCGCTTCTTCCTGCGCGGGCTTGGCTCCGGTCGCTTGGCCAACCCCGGACTTGACCTCCAGATCCAGCGCGCAGTTGGACAGCCGCAGCCCGTATTTGGCGTTGTAGCTCATCACTTTGCCGATCACGGTAACCTCCTGCCCGGCCCGCAGGCCGGCCAGCGCTTGCATGGCTTTGTTGCCGGAAAACATGCAGGATACCTGTTCCGGCGTGACTCCCAGCCCCACCAGCCGCAGGATCGCCCGCCCCTGGTCCCGGGGTTCCAGCGACCCCACCCGGCCGGCAACCTTGCCGCTTGTATCCAGGTATTTGGCTTCCGCAGCCACCTGGTTCACGCGGTATTCGCCTAAAATATCGTCCGCTGTCACCGCGAAGCTCAGCTCGTCCCGCCCGCAGGCGCTCAGGCCGATCAGCAAAATCAAGAGCAGAGCCGCTCCACCAGGCTGCAACATTCTCTTCATCTCTCGTTTCTCCAGTTCCAAGATCCGGTTTTGCCTACTTTTCCTTCACGATCTGCCAGCGACCGCTTTGGTTGTCCAGCACCAACCAAGATTCGTAAGTGCTTGAGACTCCCTCCGAATAAGTCACCTTGAGAAAATCAGCCCGCACCTGGCTTGGATTGATCTGGCTGAGGCTGAGATCGTAGGTTTCCTGATAAAAATCAGCGTATTTGGTGCTTAGCAGTTGCTGTTTAACCTTCACGCACTCCGCCCGGGACTGTTTCGCTGTGTAAAAATCCACCCTGTCCGCATAGAGCGAACTGAACAGGCGCATGTCCTTGTCGTTGTGGGCACGGGTCCAGGCATCGATCACGGCGGCGATCTCCTGGTAGGTCTCGCCCTGCTCTTCGTCGCCCTCTTCTTCATCCCAGAAAGATGTGACGTACGGTGGCTCAGGTTCCGGTTCCGGTTCCAGCCTGCGTTGCGGCAGGACCACCACCTCCGGTTCACGCTCCGGCAAGGATTCCAGCCTGTTTTCCATCTCCGGGTCGGTTTCCTTTTGCTCATCCGCCTTGCCGGCTATCTCCAGGTCCAGCGTGCAATCGGCCAACCGCACCCCGTATCTGGTGTCGTAGGTGAGCACTTTGCCGATCACGATGACCTCCTGTCCTGCGCTAAGCCCGGAAAGGGTGGCCAGGGCCTCTTCGCCGGTGAACATGCAGGAAACGAATTCCCCCAGTGTTTCCCTGCCCGTGAGGCGCAGGATCGCCCGGCCCCGTTCCCGGGGTTCCAGGTAACCCAGTTGACCAGCGATCTTGCCGGTCTGGTCCAGATATTTCGCTTCCGCCGCCGCGCGGTTG from Candidatus Cloacimonadota bacterium includes:
- a CDS encoding OB-fold putative lipoprotein, with translation MMSARMMWTRRVTWTLAVLLALLLVLSACGKGRGGLSFAVTADGILGEYRDNRAAAEAKYLDQTGKIAGQLGYLEPRERGRAILRLTGRETLGEFVSCMFTGEEALATLSGLSAGQEVIVIGKVLTYDTRYGVRLADCTLDLEIAGKADEQKETDPEMENRLESLPEREPEVVVLPQRRLEPEPEPEPPYVTSFWDEEEGDEEQGETYQEIAAVIDAWTRAHNDKDMRLFSSLYADRVDFYTAKQSRAECVKVKQQLLSTKYADFYQETYDLSLSQINPSQVRADFLKVTYSEGVSSTYESWLVLDNQSGRWQIVKEK